GCCAAGCGGTAAGGCACCAGGTTTTGGTCCTGGCATTCGGGGGTTCGAATCCCTCCGGCCCAGCCAAGCAAAGACACGTAATTATTCTAAATCTCCTCCGGTTTCCGGTTCAATCGACGCCGCGTATTATTACGCCGGTTATCACGGGTCGTTCCTATGTATAAAACTGATCTATATTGGCCGACAGTGTCGAGTCAAGTTCAACCTGCCCTAGCTCATCGGCCCCAACATACCGCAGCTCGCTGACATCTGTCGTGGTTGTGGGTGGCGACACGAGGCGAACTTGGTAGGCGATAATGAGCACCGGAGTGTCGAACTTTTTGCTCCATGTCGGGATGATGATTGGCGCTGCGCTTGCAATTTCTATCTCGGCGCCCAGCTCTTTTCGGCACTCGCGCCGCAAGGCCTCGGCTATGCCCTCGCTGTGCTCCAGCCCGCCACCGGGTAAATTCCACGTATCGCTCCTCTCGCGGACGAATAGCAACTTTCCATTATTATCATAAATCAGTCCCTTGACTGACACGCGATAGGCGGCTCGGATAGTTTTGAGCTCAGGCATGGTCATTCCTCCTGCCCCACCACTTGTGTATCTCGCAGGTGAGGATCGGGATGACGAACGAGGCGAGGCCGATGAGTGCGCCGTGCCAGAAATTGATCGGCGTGATGTGGAGGATTGTGCCAAGCGGCCCGAAGAAGACGAGTAGCTGTAACATGACCGACAGGCCGATGCCAGCGTAAAAACTGGCATTCATGACCCTGAGGCGGGTGAAGATTGACTCGCTGTCGGAGCGGGCGTTGAAGGCATTGGCCCACTGGCTGACCACCAGCGAGATAAAGGCCAGGGTCTGCGCGTAGTCGTGGCCGTAATGCTTCTCGAAAAAGATATAGACGGCCAGGGCCATGACTGACATGGTGGCAGCGACGATGACCATCCGCCAGATCATTTGACGGCTGAGAATCGGTGCGTCGGGGTTTTCGGGCGAGCGGTTCATGGCCTGCTTTTCGCCCGGCTCCAGGCCAAGCGGAATGACCATTGAGGTATCGGTCACCAAATTAACCCACAGAATTTGCACTGGCTCCAGCGGCGTCTTGATGCCGATGAGCAGCGCGCCGAGCATGGTGATCAGCTCGCCAGTGTTAGTTGATAGTAGATAAAACAGCATGCGGCGAATGTTGGCGATGATGGTGCGGCCCTCGCGCATGGCGTCGATGATGGTCTTGAAATTATCGTTGAGCAGGATGATATCGCCAGCAT
The window above is part of the Candidatus Saccharibacteria bacterium oral taxon 488 genome. Proteins encoded here:
- a CDS encoding NUDIX hydrolase, which produces MTMPELKTIRAAYRVSVKGLIYDNNGKLLFVRERSDTWNLPGGGLEHSEGIAEALRRECRKELGAEIEIASAAPIIIPTWSKKFDTPVLIIAYQVRLVSPPTTTTDVSELRYVGADELGQVELDSTLSANIDQFYT